One genomic window of Sphingopyxis sp. OPL5 includes the following:
- the lgt gene encoding prolipoprotein diacylglyceryl transferase yields the protein MFLFATLAEATQYVNFHDLMGENSEIAFSVFGWPIRWYALAYLAGIFLGYWYLLKLIDQPGAPMARRHADDMIFYAMLGIILGGRLGYVLFYNLEAYIQKPATIFKLWDGGMSLHGGVIGVLIAIWYVTRKEKLSFLRFCDYVACVIPFGLFLGRIANFVNGELWGRISHVPWAIIFPGEAGPLPRHPSQLYEAGLEGLLMMAVLTWLFWRTDARYKPGLLVGMASIIYGVSRFAVEFVRNPDSQRMWVVESTGLSMGQWLTVPMIVIGLWLVLTAKRRRQRVEPIAGPDSVA from the coding sequence ATGTTTCTTTTTGCAACCTTAGCCGAAGCAACGCAATATGTGAACTTCCACGATCTCATGGGGGAAAACTCCGAGATCGCGTTCAGCGTCTTCGGCTGGCCGATCCGCTGGTATGCGCTCGCCTATCTCGCCGGCATCTTCCTCGGTTACTGGTATCTGCTCAAGCTGATCGACCAGCCCGGCGCCCCGATGGCGCGCCGCCACGCCGACGACATGATCTTCTATGCGATGCTCGGCATCATCCTCGGCGGCCGCCTCGGCTATGTGCTCTTCTACAATCTGGAAGCCTATATCCAAAAGCCCGCGACGATCTTCAAATTGTGGGACGGCGGCATGTCGCTGCACGGCGGCGTCATCGGCGTGCTGATCGCGATCTGGTATGTGACGCGCAAGGAAAAGCTCAGCTTCCTGCGCTTCTGCGACTATGTCGCGTGCGTCATCCCCTTCGGCCTGTTCCTCGGCCGCATCGCCAATTTCGTCAACGGCGAGCTGTGGGGGCGCATTTCCCATGTTCCCTGGGCGATCATCTTCCCCGGCGAGGCCGGCCCGCTGCCGCGCCATCCGAGCCAGCTCTACGAAGCCGGCCTCGAAGGGCTGCTGATGATGGCGGTCCTCACCTGGCTCTTCTGGCGTACCGATGCGCGCTACAAGCCGGGCCTGCTCGTCGGCATGGCGTCGATCATCTATGGCGTCAGCCGCTTCGCGGTCGAGTTCGTCCGCAACCCCGACAGCCAGCGGATGTGGGTCGTCGAAAGCACCGGGCTGTCGATGGGGCAATGGCTGACCGTGCCGATGATCGTCATCGGCCTGTGGCTGGTCCTCACCGCCAAGCGCCGCCGCCAGCGCGTCGAACCGATCGCCGGACCCGACAGCGTTGCCTGA